ATTGTGCACCGTGTGTTCCTTGAACGCCTGGATGATGAGCTCCGCCTCGGCGAAGGGAACGGTGAGGAAGGAAAAGGTGTCCTTCACCACCAGGCCCTTGATGGCGTCCACATCCACGTCCGCTTCGGTCTTGATGAGCTTGAGGAGCTTGCGGGGCGTGATTCCGTCATTGGAGCCCTTTCCCACGAAGATGCGGGTCGTTCCCTTCCGGTCGACCGAGGCCTCGTGGATCTCGTTGTAGCTCGCGCTGTCCAGCTCGTTGCGGAATGAGTACCGGAGAAGCGCGGCGAGCACGTCGTGCGGCTCCTGCCCGGACATGAGCTCCCGGGCCGTGTCGAGGTAGTCGCGGTGGTCGCCCTTTTCTATGAGCGCGGCGATCTCCGTGGCGATGCGCATCTTCTTCGCGTGGATGACATCGGCGATCTTGGGGAGCTGTTTCTTCCTTATGGAGGCCTTCGTGACGTTGATGATCGCCTGGAGCTTCCGGTACTCGGAGGAGCTTATGAAGGTGATCGCGATCCCCTTCTTGCCCGCGCGCCCCGTGCGGCCTATGCGGTGCACGTACGCGTCGTGATCTTGCGGCAGCGCGTAGTTAATCACGTGCGTGAGGTCCGCGACGTCGATACCCCGCGCGGCGACGTCGGTCGCGACGAGGATGGTGGTGTGCTTCTTCCGGAATTTTTCCAGGGTGCGCTCGCGCTGGTTCTGCGAGAAGTCGCCGTGCAGGCCCTCGGCGTCGTAGCCGCGGTCGATGAGTTTGCCCGCGAGCTGGTCGACGTCCACCTTGGTGCGGCAGAAGACGAGCCCGTAGAACTCCTCCTCGATGTCGATGATGCGGCAGAGGGACTCGAACCGGTCGGCCTGGGAGACCTCGAAGTAAATCTGGTCGATCATGTCGACGGCGAGCGCGTCCTTCTTTATGGAAATGGTGACGTACTCGTGCATATAGTTCCGGGCGATCTTGAGTATGTGCGAGGGCATGGTCGCCGAAAACAGGAGCGTGCGCCGCGCCTGGTTGGTGTGGCGGAAGATCTCCTCGATGTCCTCGACGAAGCCCATGTTGAGCATCTCGTCGGCCTCGTCGAGCACGGCATAAGAGATGTTATCGAGCTTCAGTGTCCGGCGGCGCAGGTGGTCCATGATGCGCCCGGGGGTTCCCACCACGATGTCGACGCCGCGGGCGAGCCTGCGGATCTGGTCCTGCATGGACTGCCCGCCGTAAATGGGCACCACGTGAAGCCGCTTGCTTCCGCGGAAGGAGTTGAGCTCCTCGGAGACCTGGATCGCGAGCTCGCGCGTGGGCACCACCACGATCGCCTGTACGCAGCCCGCGTGCTCGCTCACCATCTCCATGATGGGCAGGCCGAACGCCGCGGTCTTTCCCGTTCCCGTCTGGGCTTGGCCTATGATGTCCTTGTCGGTGGAGAGCAGGAGGGGGATCACCTTCGCCTGTATTTCCGTGGGCTCCTCGAAGCCCTTGATTTCGATCTCCCTGAGGGAATGCTCGGAGAGACCAAGATCCCTGAATGTGACTCGTTCCATGTACGTACCCGTCGTCCTTAGAATTCCGTTATGCGAAAGCCGATGACGAATAATTACCCGCTTTCCTTTAAGAATTCTTCAGCGTGAGCGAACCGGGATGCCTGGGGGAGAGAACGGCCAACGGCGCTGCGTGATGTGGAAAGACCCGAACTATTTGATCATCCGTTTATACGGTGTGTGACCAGAGGCGTCATGGGGGCGGTTTTGTCCAGCGGAATTTTTCCTTGCCCTGCACGCCCTTGTGAAGGCGCGGAAGCGTTTCCGCGCCTTCACAAGGCATAACACGGACTAGCCTTCTATATACTTCCCGCCGTTTTCCTTCGCGAGCTTCTTCAAGAACTTCTCGTCCTTATCGTCGCCCAGGCCTATGGTGTTCACCTGGATGCCGCGTCCCTGGTTCATCGCCTTCACCGCCTCGACGATCTGGTCGCCGCCCGCGTCGGAGGGGTAGCCGTCGGAGAGGAAGAAGATGGTATCCACGCCCGGGACCATGAAGGCGCGCGCGATGCCGGCCATCGCGCTTGTTCCGCCCTGGGTCGAGAGGTTCATGACGAAGGCGTACCCGATCGCCTTGTCGGACTTGGTCGCGACGGTGAGATCGTCCTTCCAGGTGGCGACGCCGTCCGAGAAGGTCACGATCGTGAACCTCGTGGTCTCGTTAAGGCCCATGATCGCGGGCTTGAGCTCGCGTTTCGCGCTGGCGAGCTTGGTCGTCTCGCTCGCGATCCCCGACGATACGTAGCCCCCGATGCGCCCCCCGATCATGGAGCCCACCTTGCCGGCGAGGCGCTCGGCCGCCTGGGCGCGGAGCTGGTCGCTAATGTTGCCCTCGGCCCTGCCCTCCATGCTGCCAGAGATGTCGATCACGAACACAATGTTTTTGCCGCCGGTTTTCACCCCGTAATAGGAGTCCGATACGAAAAAGCTCGAGCACGCCACCAGCGCCCCGAGCGAAAC
The sequence above is drawn from the Spirochaetota bacterium genome and encodes:
- a CDS encoding DEAD/DEAH box helicase, whose amino-acid sequence is MERVTFRDLGLSEHSLREIEIKGFEEPTEIQAKVIPLLLSTDKDIIGQAQTGTGKTAAFGLPIMEMVSEHAGCVQAIVVVPTRELAIQVSEELNSFRGSKRLHVVPIYGGQSMQDQIRRLARGVDIVVGTPGRIMDHLRRRTLKLDNISYAVLDEADEMLNMGFVEDIEEIFRHTNQARRTLLFSATMPSHILKIARNYMHEYVTISIKKDALAVDMIDQIYFEVSQADRFESLCRIIDIEEEFYGLVFCRTKVDVDQLAGKLIDRGYDAEGLHGDFSQNQRERTLEKFRKKHTTILVATDVAARGIDVADLTHVINYALPQDHDAYVHRIGRTGRAGKKGIAITFISSSEYRKLQAIINVTKASIRKKQLPKIADVIHAKKMRIATEIAALIEKGDHRDYLDTARELMSGQEPHDVLAALLRYSFRNELDSASYNEIHEASVDRKGTTRIFVGKGSNDGITPRKLLKLIKTEADVDVDAIKGLVVKDTFSFLTVPFAEAELIIQAFKEHTVHNRPLVYRDKKPAGSSKPSGPSKPKGKGKPNVGRSNPWQANKKRG
- a CDS encoding VWA domain-containing protein, translated to MKTMRFFRGTILSVSLGALVACSSFFVSDSYYGVKTGGKNIVFVIDISGSMEGRAEGNISDQLRAQAAERLAGKVGSMIGGRIGGYVSSGIASETTKLASAKRELKPAIMGLNETTRFTIVTFSDGVATWKDDLTVATKSDKAIGYAFVMNLSTQGGTSAMAGIARAFMVPGVDTIFFLSDGYPSDAGGDQIVEAVKAMNQGRGIQVNTIGLGDDKDEKFLKKLAKENGGKYIEG